The window ATAGCAGCGGTCATCATAAGGGCGAGGCGGCAAACGAGAGCGTGGAGGTGGCCCTCGGCCATAACCTCGTCCACCGTTGGACATTTCTACACGGGCTCGGCGTCCGCAAATGGTCCGACCGTCCAAACCGCGAATCtggaaaatacattattttagacctgggtacctacttaaaattaaataagtaaaaaaagaaatattgttttGGACACTTACCGCGTCTTCCGCATCACGAGGATCTTCAAACTCTACGAAGGCAAAGCCGGGAGGATTTCTTGCTACCCAAACATTTCTTAGAGGCCCATAATAAGAGAATGCATCTTCAAGTTCGGGTTTACTGGCGTTATTCCCCAAATCACCGACATATACTTTGCAATCACCGTAACGAGACATAGTTCCTAAAAAAAATAGCACGATGGATTAACTGCGTCATAGAATTCGCCGCATAGACCCCAATGCTGATAAGCATCAAATAACTGTAAATTCAAAGCATTGACGCTTACCTTGCAGTTGAAAATCACTGCGATGACAAACTGCAGTTGGTTATATCATATCACCACGAAAAACGGCTGAATACTGCTCAATTCAGAGAATATCTCACTTTCCACACAACCATATAAACAAAATGGCGGTCAGACAGGCACGCCGAAACAACGACAAGAACGATAGAAGTGGGGTAGTGGGGTTGACGTTGACAAGAATAAAAATCGGGCAACCGGCCGCCGAACTGCAGATCGACCGCGCCGCGCGCATGCCGGTTCGGATCGGATAAGTGTTGCCATTTTCATATACTAACTTTCCATATTTTTATTTGCTCTCTCATTTTTATATGATTTGAATTTGTTTGAATTGAAGGCactttcatacattttatttgtaGTGTGAGAGTGAGATCCgtggatcaaaataaaaaaaacttgggATTATATAGGGTTTCAACGATAACTGTAACTGAGtttttcaataaacattattattataccccTTTTATTTATCTGGCTTTTAACGTAAAGACTGATATATCTCTCGTCTCGTCATACTAAGCTCTACATCGTTAGTGCGAAAGGATCATTTAGTTTGTTTCTTTCGTGCTATAcgatgtactatatctctgtcctacTGTCATTATAATCATAATACGTTAAAAGAGATATAGGctttattttctgttctgagCAAATGAGGGTACAGGCACAGACATTTAATACTAGGATAGCATACGTATACAATATGTCAGTGACTGTGCTACTCCCGCCACACACCTGGAAATTCTATATTCCTAGTCATCTGAATGGAAACTGGAGCTCGAACACGAGAAAAATCAAGTTCTGCTGTTTCCAGTCACAGTAAAGTACACATGTCCGTAAGGCCAAATGACTCGAGCACcgatattgttttattatattttaccaTAACAGACATCCAATAATAATAGAAGTATAATCCTCAATGAATGTAATAATAGGAGTAATACCTACAAAGCTTTGAAACTTCTCGCGATTTGAAGCAGATTTTAGCGAGGACTGGCGGAAgtcgcaaaagttatgtaaaaagagttttattatctagcctttaggcagatagtgGCCTTGGTTCCTAAAGAcacgtcctaattttattttaagttttacccaAGGGACTTTGCTTTtacctgtaatttttttacccgccggaaaaaaagggacggataattggcaactgttaattttaaaatgagtgagtgaatgaatgaataacccgggcaaatcacataggcatctcgttgatatacaacccgtttcacgtgtactgtgaacttaattctatcgggttattggccaatgtaaaattttttagagggttgtttaaatttgttttccataaattttcggcggataagaaattgtCAGGTATAACTAACTATATTAGAGTGTGTGTTCTGGAATTAGCATCAGTATCAGATACagacattttatattaaatgtatGTGTATCAGAGTACAACAAAGAACAACTTAAGAAAGAAGAGTAGCCAGAGTCCTTTTAGAGAATTTACAATAGGTatattctcactttgggaacattacAGAACAGACCCAAACTTAGTTTGACAGCGTCGTCTGCCGGTGACCCGTATCTCTCTGAGTAATGTCCTTCAGGTGCAAGAAATTCGAGCTATTACTGAAAGATCAATGACTCGTTAAAATCCCCACGACAGTCTCTATTAACTTGGAGAGAGGATattctttaatatttatttaacgcAGTATGATTCTAATGACAGCAAGACAGAGATATACTCCGTCGCCTAGTGAGAAAGAGATATGTGTcactctaatcatgctacgttaaataggatttatgtacattttttgtattttctcacACGGTTTTGTTCCTTGGACCCGTTTTTTAAGAACAAAATGACAAGACCTGGATTATAGATTTACTAGGTACCTTAAAGCTTACCTTGAGGCTTGCTATTACTAATAATCAGAATAGTGATGTTACTGttgtaagaaatattttaaaataaattcacaaTGGTTTATTTGATAGTTTGTTTAATAACACTTATTAAAACATACTACTATTacaatgttttataaaatggcGACTGTAAGAAGTTTGTAAAACTATATTTGTTTATGCACTCAATTTTGGCCTTTATCATAACACAAGTTCATGTCTTGTTGATTGTCATTCAATGTCCATCAAATTGGATAAATTCATACAATGTTTAGGTATTTGGGAACTGTAgagtacaccttttgtatactgccatgatttggctcgccaatacaccatcactctgtacaggcagaccgtcctgcattgactgactgtttgtcttgctctgtattcagatgacgtatgcgcccgagacaaggatagcaatatcaatacactacagGAACAATATAAATTACCGGAATTTATACGAAAGTATATATCAAACATGAACTTGTGTATATTATGAAACCACCtaattaatgatatttttacATATAAACAGACTTTGTATCTGTGGAATCTTACAGTTTAAACCCATGAGATCAATAAATATTTGCTCCTCATACAACTTAATCGCAACCATCCTGAGAAAACATTTGCATTCTAGTAATACCaattattacatacaaaaataactcCAATAATCTCACTTATACACATCTATAATctttaaacttataaataatatacaaatatgaaatattaaatCTTTAAAGCAATAttcttacatttaaaaaatccaatttaggtaagtaggtatatattatttatttttaacgtttAAAGCAACAGTCGAACTCTGAagttgtaaaataatataatatggtaTAGTGCACTAAATTGTTATTGCATCTTGTGTCCT is drawn from Pectinophora gossypiella chromosome 7, ilPecGoss1.1, whole genome shotgun sequence and contains these coding sequences:
- the LOC126368500 gene encoding serine/arginine-rich splicing factor 7-like, which gives rise to MSRYGDCKVYVGDLGNNASKPELEDAFSYYGPLRNVWVARNPPGFAFVEFEDPRDAEDAIRGLDGRTICGRRARVEMSNGGRGYGRGPPPRSRLPPRPYDDRCYDCGDRGHYARDCTRRRRRSRSRSRRRTRSRSPRSGSRSRSRSRSRSRSKGRSMSRSRSRSPSKESKKSN